The genomic stretch GCCCCGGTTCCGTCCTCGGCGAGGCGGTCGCCGACGCCTGGTACGCCGCCGGCGGCAGCCGGCTGGACATCCCCGCAGGGGTCGTCGCCGCCCTCGCACTGTGGCCCCAGAAGTCCCCGGGCGCCGAGGCCGCCGACACGATCGCCGCGTACATCGCCGCACAACCCCCGCGCGTCCTGGTCCGCGGCCTGGCCGAGAGCGCCAACTACTACTGGCGCCTTCGCCCCGACCTGTGGACCACCGCCCGCCCCCTGTTCGACTGGACAAGAGAGGACCTCCACGACACGCACCTCGCGGGCGTGCGGGCCGTGACCCGCGCCGCACTGCGCCACGGGGTCCTCCAGCACACCGGAGACACCGACCCCGCCGGTAGGTCCCGGATCGACCTGCTCTCCTGGGTCATCACAAGCCTGCGCCACCACCACTCCCGGCGCAGCCTCGGCGAGTACCACACCCCGCCCGATGTCAGCGCCCTGATCACCGCGATGCTGGCCAACGACGGCAGTTCAGAAAAGCGGCCCCACCAACGCGGCGAGTGGGCTCTCGAGCCGACCGCCGGGACCGGAGGGCTCTTCCGCTCCGCCGCGCAGGAACTGCGCCGCGACGGCGAGGACCCAGCCGACCGCGGCTGGGTCATGCTCGAACTCGACCCCCTCGCCGCCGCCGGAGCCGCCGTCAATGCCCTCGTATGGGAACTGGGCCCCCGGGCGGTCGTCGGCTGCGGAGACGTCCTCGCCCAGCCCGACCTGGCCGAGGACACCCTCGCCCAGGCGCGCGACGTGGCCCGCCACCGCGATGACGTCATGAAGATGGTCCGCTTCGCGATCGCCACCCGCACCACCAAGCAGCTGCTGGACGCCCTCACGGCCAGCAGGTAGCCGCATGGCCCGGCCCACTTCCGTGGGCCGGGCCGAAAGGAGGAAACGTGGCGCACGTTCACGACCACACGGAGGGCCAGGCCGTGACTCAGGCGCTGCGCGCCGTCCTGCCCATCCCCAGCCGGACCCGCGTGTACATGCTGGCCTGTGGATGCCCTGACGCCGAGGGCTGTCTGACCTGGTACATCGACACCGAAACCCGGGCCTACGAGCTCGAACTCGCCCCTGCCCGAGCCCGCCTGCGGCACGTCCAGGTGACCAGCCGACCGCTCGTCGGCGACGGCACCACCTGGAGCGAGGACTTCCTCGTCCCCGGCCCACCGGCCGACTGGGCGCAGCCCCTCGCGCGTCTCGTCGCCCGGCTCACCCTCTCCGACCGCAGCCCCCTCTCACTCGACTGAGTCTCACCAAGGGATCGCCGTGCCGAACCACACCCCCATGACCGGCTGCCTGCCCGCCTTCGGCCGGCACCGCGGCTACCCACCCCGCGACGGGTGGCTCCGCAAGGTCTACCTCGCCCTGCTCCAGGATCACGCCGCCCTGCGCCGCCCCGACGCGACCGTCGTGCTCGGAGTCGGCAAGAGCATGGTCCCGGCCATGTCCTTCTGGTCCCAGGCCTTCGGACTGGCCGCCCGGCACGGCCGGGACTTGGTGCCCACCGACCGGGCCCACTGGCTCTTGGACGAGGAAGCCGGAGCAGACCCCTTCCTTGAGCTCGACACCAGCCTGTGGGTGC from Streptomyces mirabilis encodes the following:
- a CDS encoding N-6 DNA methylase is translated as MSTDTTAALVIEAVDQAHTHKAQNCTDPSCARHAGTTDCPPITVSRSPGSVLGEAVADAWYAAGGSRLDIPAGVVAALALWPQKSPGAEAADTIAAYIAAQPPRVLVRGLAESANYYWRLRPDLWTTARPLFDWTREDLHDTHLAGVRAVTRAALRHGVLQHTGDTDPAGRSRIDLLSWVITSLRHHHSRRSLGEYHTPPDVSALITAMLANDGSSEKRPHQRGEWALEPTAGTGGLFRSAAQELRRDGEDPADRGWVMLELDPLAAAGAAVNALVWELGPRAVVGCGDVLAQPDLAEDTLAQARDVARHRDDVMKMVRFAIATRTTKQLLDALTASR